In Flavobacterium gelatinilyticum, a genomic segment contains:
- a CDS encoding beta-lactamase family protein: protein MKNTLLIILSLFSLLVFAQDQEIDAIIKREMKERKIPGLGISVVRNGKMVLSKSYGTANIQDSIPVTAHSVFAINSITKVFTATGIMKLAEEGKLILSDPVSKYLDFFPSNWDSSVTINHLLTHTSGLPDMLKLLDQNTGSVGSLKNEEGIWQKLISQPMDFKPGDAFSYNQTNAYLLGKLIDKFSGKPFAVYFEEHQFKPAGMRNTVFGDSRDVIQNFAPTYFWRKNIDGRMLENPVLIHNYYEFPYFRRTAAGLNSTAEDMAGWIIALQNEKLLTRSSLEKMWSPFVFNNGKKTPWSLGWGMNKFRKEHRAVGMSGGGRSAFLLYPDDNLAVIVLTNLGGSYPEDFLEELAGIYNPDIVKADPVTNLRISLRKTGFENAIPFSKKEMKRNPLFVPNEFELNEWAYRMMAKGQNKEALEIFKLNVYLFPESWNVYDSYGEILAKTGDTKQAVLMYQKSVTLNPDNENAKKVLEKLLHN, encoded by the coding sequence ATGAAAAATACATTACTTATCATTCTTTCTTTGTTTTCTTTATTAGTTTTTGCCCAGGATCAGGAAATCGATGCCATTATAAAAAGAGAAATGAAGGAACGTAAGATTCCCGGATTAGGGATTTCGGTTGTCAGGAATGGTAAAATGGTTTTAAGTAAAAGTTATGGTACTGCCAATATTCAGGATAGTATTCCTGTAACAGCACATTCTGTTTTTGCCATTAACTCGATAACAAAAGTTTTTACCGCCACAGGAATTATGAAACTGGCAGAAGAAGGAAAACTGATTCTCTCAGATCCGGTTTCAAAATATTTAGATTTTTTTCCTTCAAACTGGGATTCTTCCGTTACTATAAATCATTTATTAACTCATACGTCCGGCCTTCCGGATATGCTAAAACTTCTGGACCAGAATACAGGAAGCGTAGGCAGTTTAAAAAATGAAGAAGGAATCTGGCAGAAACTTATAAGTCAGCCTATGGATTTTAAACCCGGAGATGCATTTAGTTATAATCAGACCAATGCTTATTTGCTGGGAAAACTGATTGATAAATTTTCAGGTAAACCTTTTGCAGTATATTTTGAAGAACATCAGTTTAAACCCGCAGGAATGCGTAATACAGTTTTTGGAGATTCCCGCGATGTGATTCAGAACTTTGCCCCAACTTATTTTTGGAGAAAAAATATAGATGGAAGAATGCTTGAAAATCCCGTTTTAATTCACAATTACTATGAATTTCCTTATTTCAGAAGAACTGCCGCAGGCTTAAACAGTACTGCAGAAGATATGGCAGGATGGATAATAGCATTGCAGAATGAAAAACTGCTTACCAGATCGTCACTTGAAAAAATGTGGTCGCCATTTGTATTTAATAACGGAAAAAAAACACCCTGGAGCCTTGGCTGGGGAATGAATAAATTTAGAAAAGAACACCGTGCAGTGGGAATGTCAGGCGGCGGAAGGTCTGCTTTTCTATTATATCCTGATGATAATCTTGCGGTTATCGTTTTAACCAATTTAGGCGGAAGTTACCCCGAAGATTTTTTGGAAGAACTGGCAGGAATATACAATCCGGATATTGTAAAAGCAGACCCGGTTACTAACTTACGAATTTCACTTAGAAAAACAGGTTTTGAAAATGCCATTCCTTTTTCAAAAAAAGAAATGAAGAGAAATCCTCTTTTTGTTCCTAATGAATTTGAACTTAATGAATGGGCTTACAGAATGATGGCAAAAGGACAGAATAAGGAGGCTCTGGAAATTTTTAAACTCAATGTGTATTTGTTTCCCGAAAGCTGGAATGTGTATGATTCTTACGGCGAAATTTTGGCTAAAACAGGAGATACTAAACAGGCAGTATTGATGTACCAAAAATCAGTTACACTCAATCCTGATAATGAAAACGCAAAAAAGGTACTCGAAAAACTGCTGCATAATTAA
- a CDS encoding S41 family peptidase — MNKKAALCLFLFCFYAFSQNPASEIKDNSLSMPEKTFEVFWKTFDDNYAFFDLKKIDWKAVYKKYRPKVNSETLNDSLFSVLSQMTAPLYDDHVNIIIPNIRQFTAEKPSPFLKEFPTKASRDSLWTAVNETLYKNGFAELKCAGPEYKGKKLFSYACSDTCGYIRIERCFASSETEDEPEKDAVLAGIVLDSVLQQMSKTKALVLDLRSNIGGNDEFAYAVAGRFAASKIVGHYKQTRITGTRKFTPLEKWYITPLSQTPYTKPLVILTNDQTASAGDVLAMIMTVLPNTVLAGENTLGIYSDMYGFELPNKWLVSLSNQKYFSSKMVCYEGEGTPVNITVRNTRQDIKTMEDPVVLTALKHLNKNKKF; from the coding sequence ATGAATAAAAAAGCGGCTCTCTGTTTGTTTCTGTTTTGTTTTTATGCTTTTTCTCAGAATCCTGCTTCTGAAATAAAAGACAATTCGCTGTCTATGCCGGAAAAAACATTCGAAGTATTCTGGAAGACATTTGATGATAATTACGCATTTTTTGATTTAAAAAAAATAGACTGGAAAGCAGTATACAAAAAGTATCGTCCCAAGGTTAATTCAGAAACGTTAAATGACAGTCTTTTTTCTGTTTTGTCGCAAATGACAGCGCCTTTATATGATGATCATGTAAATATTATTATTCCCAATATACGGCAGTTTACAGCAGAAAAACCTTCTCCGTTTTTAAAAGAATTTCCAACTAAAGCTTCAAGGGATTCTTTGTGGACAGCGGTAAATGAGACACTTTATAAAAACGGATTTGCAGAATTGAAATGTGCCGGACCTGAGTATAAAGGCAAAAAGCTATTTTCGTACGCCTGTTCAGATACTTGTGGATATATTCGTATCGAAAGGTGTTTTGCTTCTTCAGAAACAGAAGATGAGCCTGAAAAAGATGCTGTTCTTGCGGGCATAGTACTTGATTCTGTATTACAGCAAATGAGCAAAACCAAAGCTTTAGTATTAGATCTTCGTTCGAATATTGGCGGCAATGATGAATTTGCCTACGCTGTTGCAGGACGCTTTGCAGCAAGTAAAATAGTAGGGCATTACAAACAAACAAGAATTACAGGCACCAGAAAATTTACGCCGTTAGAAAAGTGGTATATAACTCCGTTGTCTCAGACACCTTACACGAAACCTCTTGTAATCTTAACAAACGACCAGACAGCAAGTGCCGGAGATGTTCTGGCCATGATTATGACAGTTCTGCCTAATACAGTTCTTGCGGGCGAAAATACATTAGGTATTTATTCGGATATGTATGGTTTTGAACTTCCAAATAAATGGCTGGTATCTTTGTCCAATCAAAAATATTTTTCTTCTAAAATGGTTTGTTATGAAGGAGAAGGAACTCCCGTAAACATTACGGTCAGAAATACCAGACAGGATATTAAAACAATGGAAGATCCTGTCGTTTTAACAGCATTGAAGCACCTTAATAAAAACAAAAAGTTTTAG
- a CDS encoding carcinine hydrolase/isopenicillin-N N-acyltransferase family protein codes for MKKFKNLILLVSVMLFSAKASACSIVYYIDSKTGKIYFVNNEDYWYDVKPYIQITPGSKGELGRIWYGWENFGQGGVNEKGLVIDGAVTPEQKIPAGYSSMKGNVTDDILAKCHTVDEAVQYLEDKKIALKNAHILLGDKNGKAVLIEWVNGVKQIVPMQNNRLTATNFNVSDTNETEATCWRYSLIQKGLDELDARDAKDTIELKDVGNVIGKAVQLPQKDASGKVGGTLYSTFIDLTDMKFVLVYKLDNSKIQKFDILTELQSGKSRKIKLE; via the coding sequence ATGAAAAAGTTTAAAAACCTGATACTGCTGGTATCTGTTATGTTATTTTCGGCAAAAGCCTCAGCCTGTTCTATTGTGTATTACATAGACAGCAAAACGGGCAAAATATACTTTGTAAACAATGAAGATTACTGGTATGATGTAAAACCTTATATACAAATTACACCAGGTTCAAAAGGCGAACTTGGCAGAATCTGGTACGGATGGGAAAATTTTGGGCAGGGCGGTGTTAATGAAAAAGGGCTGGTTATAGACGGAGCTGTAACCCCGGAACAAAAAATTCCTGCGGGCTATTCCTCTATGAAAGGGAATGTTACAGATGACATACTCGCAAAATGCCATACGGTAGATGAAGCCGTTCAGTATCTGGAAGACAAAAAGATTGCACTAAAAAATGCGCATATTTTATTGGGTGACAAAAACGGAAAGGCAGTGCTTATTGAATGGGTAAATGGAGTGAAACAAATTGTACCGATGCAAAACAATCGTCTTACGGCAACTAATTTTAATGTTTCAGATACGAATGAGACCGAAGCGACCTGCTGGAGATACTCGCTGATTCAGAAAGGTCTGGACGAACTGGATGCCCGCGATGCAAAAGATACGATTGAACTTAAAGATGTAGGCAATGTAATTGGAAAAGCCGTTCAGCTGCCACAAAAAGATGCTTCAGGAAAAGTGGGCGGCACGCTCTATTCGACTTTTATTGATTTAACTGATATGAAATTCGTCTTAGTTTACAAACTTGACAATTCGAAAATTCAGAAATTTGATATACTAACCGAATTACAATCCGGTAAAAGCCGAAAAATAAAACTGGAATAG
- a CDS encoding YheT family hydrolase, with product MPIIEQSEYDFPSIIHRNRHVSTIYAALIKRFEVPEYTREKLELNDGDFINVDYVINDTKKAVILCHGLEGDSRRTYNNSCAAYFQQKDFSVFAWNNRTCGGEMNRLPRLYHHGAVDDLDEVVRFVLQKGFEEVYMIGYSMGGVQLLNYLGWTKIDDRIKAGVSISVPTHIATSAEVLKQGFNRVYLKNFTIDIKRKLKYKAAQFPDFINRDQIDKITSFDEVDQYFTAPLHGFASRDDYYERVSPEFSLQNITTPVLIINSLDDPFLGERCYPRAIAKDSAYVYLEMPKYGGHCAFPLRNSTYSYAEKRAYSFFESFKSETISNRC from the coding sequence ATGCCCATAATTGAACAATCAGAGTACGATTTTCCTTCTATTATTCATCGCAACAGGCACGTTTCTACTATTTATGCTGCTTTGATTAAACGGTTTGAAGTTCCGGAATATACAAGGGAAAAACTTGAATTAAACGACGGAGATTTTATCAATGTCGATTATGTTATAAATGATACTAAAAAGGCTGTTATTTTATGTCATGGTCTCGAAGGAGATTCACGCAGAACGTACAATAACAGCTGTGCGGCTTATTTTCAGCAGAAAGATTTCTCGGTTTTTGCATGGAATAACAGAACCTGCGGCGGCGAAATGAACCGTCTGCCAAGGCTGTACCATCACGGAGCTGTTGACGATCTTGACGAGGTAGTGCGTTTTGTGCTGCAAAAAGGATTTGAAGAGGTGTATATGATCGGGTATTCAATGGGAGGTGTGCAGCTCCTGAATTATTTGGGCTGGACAAAAATTGATGACCGAATAAAAGCAGGAGTTTCGATTTCGGTTCCCACACATATTGCCACAAGTGCAGAAGTGCTCAAGCAAGGGTTTAACCGGGTGTATCTGAAGAATTTTACAATAGATATAAAAAGAAAGTTAAAATACAAAGCAGCACAATTTCCTGATTTTATAAACCGAGATCAAATTGATAAAATTACGTCTTTTGATGAGGTCGATCAGTATTTTACTGCCCCGTTGCATGGTTTTGCAAGCCGTGATGATTATTATGAGCGCGTTTCTCCCGAATTTTCGCTGCAAAATATTACTACTCCGGTTTTAATAATTAATTCGCTGGATGATCCTTTTTTAGGCGAAAGATGTTACCCAAGAGCGATTGCCAAAGACAGCGCTTATGTATATCTGGAAATGCCAAAATATGGCGGACACTGCGCTTTTCCGCTGCGTAATTCAACATATTCATATGCTGAGAAAAGAGCGTATTCATTTTTTGAATCCTTTAAATCTGAAACAATAAGTAACAGATGTTAG
- a CDS encoding LytR/AlgR family response regulator transcription factor, which produces MNCIIVDDEPLARKAIQKLVDQTENLESIGSFNGAESTALFLAENTVDVIFLDIQMPGVNGLEFARTIPKETLVIFTTAFHEFAADSYEVDAIDYLIKPVKEERFKKAVEKASTYCRLLKTEHAGTSIENIQDDYIFVRADRRMFKVYFNDILYIEGLKDYVVMYVENQKVITLMNIKTIHDLLPKSSFVRVSKSYIINVGRIDSVDNNTVYIGKNEIPIGNVYRDFFFNEFVTKKLLNK; this is translated from the coding sequence GTGAACTGCATTATAGTAGATGATGAACCACTGGCAAGAAAAGCAATTCAAAAACTGGTTGATCAGACTGAGAATTTAGAATCGATAGGCTCGTTTAACGGAGCAGAATCTACAGCTTTATTTCTGGCAGAGAATACAGTAGATGTAATATTTCTTGATATACAGATGCCCGGTGTAAACGGACTGGAATTTGCCAGAACGATTCCGAAAGAAACTTTAGTGATTTTTACTACTGCTTTTCATGAATTTGCTGCTGACAGTTATGAGGTTGATGCTATTGATTACCTTATTAAACCTGTAAAAGAAGAGCGCTTTAAAAAAGCTGTTGAAAAAGCCTCTACTTACTGCCGATTGCTTAAAACGGAACACGCCGGCACCAGCATTGAAAATATTCAGGATGATTACATTTTTGTCCGTGCCGACCGCAGAATGTTTAAAGTATACTTTAATGATATTCTTTATATTGAAGGTTTAAAAGACTACGTGGTAATGTATGTAGAAAATCAAAAGGTAATTACCTTAATGAATATAAAAACGATCCATGATTTACTTCCAAAAAGTAGTTTTGTCAGAGTCAGCAAATCCTATATTATTAACGTTGGCAGGATTGATTCTGTAGATAATAACACTGTATATATTGGGAAAAACGAAATTCCAATTGGAAATGTATACAGGGATTTCTTCTTTAATGAATTTGTAACCAAAAAACTCCTAAATAAGTAA
- a CDS encoding sensor histidine kinase, with amino-acid sequence MSKTLHREIMDANWMLQLIISKKYRLCRHLILIVFSIIVLYYSPPEYTEPYESYSRMVTFFQILLLAYSNMYFFVPMFLFRKKYLSYGLFVLTGMIISFFIHETACHYFRPNLLPHEDDSINFFTFSFMIMVLIIASAAVKLFQRWIYDAQLIYDLELAKTNAELEQLKNQINPHFLFNMLNNANVLIEDDPKKASQVLMKLSDLLRYQLYDSSRDKVLLTSEIHFLEDFLNLEKVRRDNFNVLISKEGELSGVQVPPLLFISFVENAVKHNNDSAKSSYVNLFFDVRHDELFFKCINSKPVAKAVSRSGGLGLANIKRRLELLFPSSHVLKIDDNLETYSVTLTLKF; translated from the coding sequence ATGAGTAAAACTTTACACAGAGAAATTATGGATGCCAACTGGATGCTGCAGCTCATTATTTCAAAAAAATACCGGTTGTGCCGGCATTTGATATTAATTGTATTCAGCATAATTGTTTTGTATTACAGCCCGCCGGAGTATACAGAACCTTATGAAAGCTACAGCCGGATGGTTACTTTTTTTCAGATACTTTTACTGGCTTACAGCAACATGTATTTTTTTGTTCCGATGTTTTTGTTCCGAAAAAAATATCTGAGTTATGGCTTGTTTGTACTGACAGGCATGATTATTTCGTTTTTCATTCATGAGACGGCCTGTCATTATTTTAGACCTAATTTACTGCCGCATGAAGATGACAGCATAAACTTTTTTACCTTTTCGTTTATGATCATGGTGCTGATCATCGCATCTGCCGCAGTTAAATTATTTCAGCGCTGGATATATGATGCACAGTTAATTTATGATCTGGAACTGGCAAAAACCAATGCCGAACTGGAGCAGTTAAAGAATCAAATCAATCCGCATTTTTTGTTTAATATGCTCAATAATGCCAATGTTCTTATCGAAGATGATCCTAAAAAAGCCTCACAGGTTTTAATGAAACTCAGTGATCTGCTTCGTTATCAGCTTTATGACAGCTCAAGAGACAAAGTTTTATTAACTTCTGAAATTCATTTTTTAGAAGATTTTTTAAATTTGGAAAAAGTAAGACGGGATAATTTTAATGTTCTGATTTCGAAAGAAGGCGAATTAAGCGGTGTGCAGGTGCCTCCTTTATTGTTTATCTCATTTGTAGAAAATGCTGTAAAACACAATAACGATTCGGCAAAATCATCCTATGTAAATTTGTTTTTTGATGTGAGGCATGATGAACTTTTCTTTAAATGCATCAATTCAAAACCTGTTGCAAAGGCGGTCAGCAGATCCGGAGGGTTAGGTTTGGCCAATATTAAAAGAAGACTGGAACTTTTGTTTCCTTCTTCACATGTTTTAAAAATAGACGATAATCTGGAAACATACTCTGTTACCTTAACCTTAAAATTTTAA
- a CDS encoding TonB-dependent receptor — MKSRIQSFLLFFFAFVFHSHSQEKVTLNGTISNKSNTETLIGVNIYIPEAKVGITTNSYGFYTTTLPKGNYTIIISYMGFDTIEETISLTQNTKKNFGMTENSNALDEVVIKSNTTKANIRKPEMSTNKLSISTIKKMPAVMGEVDVLKSILQLPGVTNAQEGASGFNVRGGSVDGNLVLLDEAIVYNTSHLFGFFSVFNSDVIKDLKLYKGGIPSNFGGRISSVLDIYQKEGNNKEYHVNGGIGLVSSRLLIEGPIVKEKSSFVVAGRGSYAHLFLKLADEPNSAYFYDLNAKFNYKFNDKNNVFVSGYFGNDNMDFNNSFINIYGNTLFNVRWNHIFSDKIFSNASAIYSDYDYQIKIKTVGINWKAEVKNYNLKYDFKHYLSNNLTLNYGLNSIYYSFNPGTIRPFGEKSSINPDQLARKYAFENALYISAEQNLSEKLSVTYGLRYSNFQRLGQQEVYTYANNQPVVFNKEFQIYEEADPTGTINYKKNEKIAGFDNLEPRLAVAYALNKDQSIKASYNRMSQYIHLISNTASATPLDIWAPTDQYLKPEILDQAALGYFHNFKDDKYTLEAETFYKKIKNKADYIDGADLIGIDAVERVLLNGEGRAYGLELMLKKNTGKLTGWVSYTISKAEQKTPGRNADEPGINNGEWYRANYDKLHNLSVTGSYAFSPKWSFGSIFTFQSGKAATFPNGKYQYQGITVASYGARNEDSLSPYHHLDISATYTPKPDKKKGWQSEWNFSIYNVYSRSNAASYNFGQNTDTGASETRRISIFGIVPSVSYNFKF; from the coding sequence ATGAAAAGCAGAATCCAATCTTTCTTATTATTCTTTTTCGCGTTTGTCTTTCACTCACATTCGCAGGAAAAAGTTACCCTGAACGGTACGATTTCCAATAAGTCAAATACCGAAACTCTAATTGGTGTAAACATTTATATTCCCGAAGCTAAAGTAGGGATTACCACCAATTCATACGGATTTTATACCACAACACTGCCAAAGGGAAATTACACCATTATTATAAGCTATATGGGTTTTGATACGATTGAAGAAACGATCTCGTTAACTCAAAACACAAAAAAGAATTTTGGGATGACAGAAAACAGCAATGCTCTGGATGAAGTAGTAATTAAAAGTAATACAACAAAGGCAAACATTCGTAAACCGGAAATGAGCACCAACAAACTGTCTATTTCGACCATAAAAAAAATGCCGGCCGTTATGGGTGAAGTTGATGTTCTGAAATCAATTTTGCAGCTTCCCGGCGTTACAAATGCTCAGGAGGGTGCATCAGGTTTTAATGTTAGAGGAGGCTCAGTCGACGGGAATCTGGTACTGCTTGATGAAGCAATTGTTTACAATACATCACATCTGTTCGGATTCTTCTCTGTTTTTAATTCTGATGTAATTAAAGATTTGAAATTATACAAAGGCGGAATTCCTTCTAATTTTGGAGGACGTATATCGTCTGTTCTTGATATTTATCAAAAAGAAGGAAACAACAAAGAATACCATGTAAATGGCGGTATCGGTTTAGTATCAAGCCGTCTGCTTATTGAAGGTCCTATTGTAAAAGAAAAAAGTTCTTTTGTCGTGGCAGGAAGAGGATCTTATGCGCATCTTTTTCTAAAGCTGGCAGACGAACCCAATTCAGCCTATTTCTACGATTTGAATGCCAAGTTTAATTACAAATTTAATGATAAAAACAATGTTTTTGTTTCGGGATATTTTGGTAATGACAACATGGATTTTAACAACAGTTTTATCAATATATATGGTAATACACTTTTTAATGTAAGATGGAATCATATATTTTCGGATAAGATATTTTCTAATGCATCTGCCATTTACAGCGACTATGATTATCAAATTAAGATAAAAACGGTAGGTATTAACTGGAAAGCTGAGGTTAAAAATTATAATTTGAAATATGATTTTAAACATTATTTGTCGAATAACCTCACATTAAATTACGGCTTAAATTCAATTTACTACAGTTTTAATCCCGGTACAATCAGACCGTTTGGAGAAAAATCAAGTATAAATCCGGATCAGCTCGCGAGAAAATATGCTTTTGAAAATGCCCTGTATATTAGTGCAGAACAAAACCTGTCTGAAAAATTATCGGTTACATACGGACTTCGTTACAGTAATTTTCAGCGATTGGGCCAGCAGGAAGTCTATACGTATGCCAATAATCAGCCGGTCGTTTTTAATAAAGAATTTCAGATTTACGAAGAAGCTGATCCAACAGGGACAATAAACTATAAGAAAAATGAAAAAATAGCCGGTTTCGATAATCTTGAGCCAAGACTTGCGGTTGCTTACGCACTCAACAAAGACCAGTCAATCAAGGCCAGTTATAACAGAATGAGTCAGTACATTCATTTAATTTCCAATACAGCTTCTGCAACGCCCCTAGATATCTGGGCACCTACAGACCAATATCTTAAACCCGAAATTTTAGATCAGGCTGCCTTGGGGTATTTTCACAATTTTAAAGATGACAAATACACACTTGAAGCCGAAACGTTCTATAAAAAGATAAAAAACAAAGCAGATTATATTGACGGTGCGGACTTAATTGGTATTGATGCCGTAGAAAGAGTGCTTTTAAACGGAGAAGGACGTGCCTATGGATTAGAATTGATGCTTAAAAAAAATACCGGAAAGCTCACCGGATGGGTTTCGTACACCATTTCTAAGGCGGAACAAAAAACACCTGGCAGAAATGCAGATGAACCCGGAATAAACAATGGAGAATGGTATAGGGCAAATTATGACAAACTTCATAATTTATCCGTTACAGGCTCGTATGCTTTCAGTCCAAAATGGTCATTTGGCAGTATTTTTACTTTTCAAAGCGGTAAAGCAGCTACATTTCCTAATGGTAAATACCAATATCAGGGCATTACTGTTGCCAGTTACGGCGCAAGAAACGAAGACTCCTTATCACCATATCATCATTTGGATATATCAGCAACTTACACTCCTAAACCGGACAAGAAAAAAGGATGGCAGAGCGAATGGAATTTTAGTATTTACAATGTCTACAGCAGAAGTAATGCAGCATCATACAATTTTGGTCAGAATACAGATACCGGAGCAAGCGAAACCAGAAGGATATCCATTTTTGGTATTGTTCCAAGTGTAAGCTACAACTTCAAATTTTAA
- a CDS encoding DUF4249 domain-containing protein has protein sequence MKLLQKTLILFLLMLLTACEDVITVDLDTAPPRLVIDASIDWVKNTTGNEQKIVLSTTTGYYDAAFPTVSGAVITITNTSNTVFEFVETPGTGEYICTNFAPVIGETYNLKIVLNGETYTASETLTAVPKIEDNIEQNNEGGMTGDEIEITYYYQDNGSEVNYYLNRITQPHTAFPELEVEDDEHSQGNLMQESYSHEDFKQGDAVEIKLYGISKSYYNYMYKLILASGNGGNPFPTTPSAVRGNIVNQTDSKNFAFGYFRLAELDVKNYTIK, from the coding sequence ATGAAACTATTACAAAAAACACTTATACTGTTTCTTTTAATGCTCTTAACGGCATGTGAAGATGTTATTACCGTAGATCTTGATACTGCACCGCCTCGATTGGTTATAGATGCCTCTATAGACTGGGTAAAAAACACAACAGGCAATGAACAGAAAATTGTATTATCGACAACAACAGGGTATTACGATGCTGCATTTCCAACCGTTTCAGGGGCTGTAATAACGATAACAAACACATCAAATACAGTTTTTGAATTTGTAGAAACACCGGGAACAGGAGAATATATCTGTACCAATTTTGCTCCGGTTATTGGTGAGACTTACAACCTGAAAATTGTTTTAAACGGAGAAACTTACACCGCATCTGAAACCTTAACTGCTGTTCCAAAAATTGAAGATAATATTGAACAGAATAACGAAGGAGGCATGACAGGTGACGAAATAGAAATAACGTATTATTATCAGGATAACGGGAGTGAGGTAAATTATTATCTAAACAGGATTACGCAGCCCCATACGGCATTTCCTGAACTTGAAGTTGAAGACGATGAACACAGTCAGGGCAATTTGATGCAGGAATCCTATTCGCATGAAGATTTTAAACAAGGAGATGCCGTAGAAATTAAACTGTACGGAATTTCAAAAAGCTATTATAATTATATGTACAAATTAATATTGGCATCGGGTAACGGGGGCAATCCTTTCCCTACAACACCCAGCGCTGTACGCGGTAATATTGTGAACCAGACTGACAGTAAAAATTTTGCTTTTGGATATTTCAGACTGGCAGAACTGGATGTTAAGAACTATACAATTAAGTAA
- a CDS encoding SDR family oxidoreductase, protein MDKILVTGATGHYGRAVLKGLLNSKIDKKTIYAMVRDETKAGELESLGVNIVFGDYGDYESLIKAFSGADKLLFVSGNEVKNRITQHKQVVKAAKNAGVRHILYTSQQHKSDDRDSPIYFIIKSHLATETAIMNSGMQYTILRNALYMDMLPEFLGKKVLEEGIFLPAGQGKIAFTLRSEMAETAAIILTSQGHKNKIYEISGSSISFTEIAEKISDIKGKNITYLSPDSKVFINAAIRKGMPKMVIKMLAGFAQAAQKGELDSRSSQMEKLLGRKPAQVNDFLKQIYS, encoded by the coding sequence ATGGATAAAATACTAGTAACAGGAGCAACCGGACATTATGGAAGAGCGGTTCTCAAAGGCTTATTGAATAGCAAAATAGATAAAAAAACTATTTATGCAATGGTAAGAGATGAGACTAAGGCGGGAGAATTAGAATCCTTAGGGGTAAATATTGTTTTTGGCGATTATGGCGATTATGAATCTTTGATAAAAGCATTTTCCGGTGCCGACAAATTACTTTTTGTTTCGGGAAATGAAGTAAAGAACCGTATTACGCAGCATAAACAAGTGGTTAAAGCCGCTAAAAATGCCGGAGTAAGACATATTCTTTATACCAGCCAGCAGCATAAAAGTGACGACAGAGATTCTCCTATTTATTTTATTATAAAATCACATCTGGCTACAGAAACGGCTATTATGAACAGCGGTATGCAGTATACCATTTTAAGAAATGCGTTGTATATGGATATGCTTCCGGAGTTTTTAGGAAAAAAAGTACTGGAAGAAGGTATCTTTCTGCCGGCAGGACAGGGAAAGATTGCTTTTACCCTCCGAAGTGAAATGGCAGAAACGGCTGCGATTATTTTAACCTCACAAGGACATAAAAACAAAATTTACGAAATATCCGGCAGCAGTATTTCGTTTACAGAAATTGCAGAAAAAATCAGTGATATAAAAGGGAAAAATATTACCTATCTGAGTCCGGATTCAAAAGTATTTATAAATGCAGCCATAAGAAAAGGCATGCCAAAAATGGTAATAAAAATGCTGGCTGGTTTTGCACAGGCAGCTCAAAAAGGAGAACTGGACAGCCGAAGTTCGCAGATGGAAAAACTTCTGGGAAGAAAGCCGGCTCAGGTTAACGATTTTTTAAAACAGATTTACAGCTGA